Genomic segment of Hymenobacter aquaticus:
GGGTGAGAAGCTCATGGCGCCCAGGTTGTAGCTGCTGCGGATCTTGATCTGCTCGGCCGGGGCGTGCATCAAGTCCAGCGTGGCTTTCAGCGCGTCGGGCATGTACATCATCGGCAGGTAAGTATCTTCCGACAGGAAGCACTCGTAGTTCTGCCCCGCCACGGCTTTGTGGTAGATATCCACGGCGTAGTCGGTGGTGCCGCCGCCGGGCAGGCTCTTGTAGCCAATCAGGCCGGGGTAGCGCAGGCTGCGCACGTCCAGGCCGTGTTTCTTGAAGTACCACTCGCACCACTGCTCCCCGGCCAGCTTGCTGATGCCGTAGATGGTGTTGGGGTTCATGATGGTGAGCTGGGGCGTGTTTTCGCGCGGGGTATCGGGGCCAAACACGGCAATGCTGCTGGGCCAGTACACCTGCTGCACGCCCAGGTCCACCGAGGCGTCGAGCACGTTGAACAGCCCGTCCATATTCAGCTGCCAGCCAAACTTGGGGTTCTTCTCGGCCGTGGCCGAGAGCAAGGCCGCCAGGTGGTAGACCTGCTTGGGCTTGTACTGGCGCATTACTTCTTCCAGGCGGTTTTTGTCGAGCACGTCGAGCAGCTCAAACGGGCCGGCTTCCTGCGTTTCGGCGTCTTTGGGCGCCCGCACGTCGGCGGCCACCACGTGGGCGGCCCCGTAGCGCTGGCGCAGTTCGTGGGTGAGTTCGAGGCCAAGCTGGCCGCCGGCACCGATAACGAGGATAGTGTCGCTGGGAGTAGATTGCATGTTGACGGGAGAAGAGGGTGGGGGTGGGGGCTACAAAGATACCGCACGGCGCGCTTACTCCGGTGCCGGGGCCGCCGCCCGAATGGTACGTAAGTCGCCCCGGCCGGGGTTGGCCGGGTAAGTGGCTTGGGGCTAATCCATTGCTGCGCGGTACAAGATTTTGCCCGGCTGCCAACCCCCGGCTGCCCACCACGGCTCCGATGCTGTACGGCCCCGGGGCCCGCTGTTTTAACCGCTTTTACTATACTGCGCCATGCGTCAGGTCTTTATCATCGTGAGTCTGCTCCTGAGCCTAGCCCCGGGTGGCTTGGCCCAAACCCCAGCGCCCGTAGTCTACCGCAACCTGGTGATGGAGGGCGGCGGCATCCGGGGCATAGCCTACGGCGGGGCGTTGCAGGAGCTGGAAAACCACGGCGTGCTGGCCGGCATCCGGCGCGTGGGCGGCACCTCGGCCGGGGCCATTCAGGCCGCGCTGCTGGCCGTGGGCTACTCGCCGGCCGAAATCATTGCCGTGGTCAACGACATGCCGGTGCAGCGCCTCAACGACGGCCGCCTGATTTTCTTCGGGGGCAGCACCCGGCTCATCAAGCAGTACGGCTGGTACCGCGGTGACCAGTTTACCCGGTTTATGGGCGAGCTGGTGGAGCGCAAAACCCACGACCCGAACCTCACGCTGGGCCAGTTCCACGACCTAGTCCGGCAGGACTCGCTGCACTACCGCGACCTGTACACCACCGGCACGAACCTTACCACCCAGCGCGTGCAGGTGTTCAGCCACGAAACCCACCCCGACATGCGCGTGGCCGATGCCGTACGCATCTCCATGAGCATTCCGCTCTATTTCCGGGCCGTGCTGCTCGATGCCCAAGGCCACGTGGTGCGGCAGCCCGCCAAAGGCCAGCCGGTGCAGGTGCTGGTGGATGGCGGCCTGCTGGCCAACTACCCCATCGACCTGTTCGACCAGCCCCGGTACCGGCCCGGTGCCAGCGGGGCCGGACCGGCGGCCGTGAATCCCGAAACGTTGGGCCTGCGCCTCGACCGGCCCGAGCAGATTGCCTACGACACGCTGGCTACCGGCCGCCAGCAGCTGGCCCCGTATGTCATCAACAGCTTTGGCAGCTACGTAGGTGCCCTCTACAACGTGGCCCTGGAAAACCTCAACCCGCCCCGCGCCACCGACTGGCCCCGTACCGTCAGCATCAGCACCGCCGGCTTCAACCCCAAAATAAAGCGCATATCGGCGCAGCAGAAGCAGCAGCTCCTGGACAGTGGCCGCGCCGGGGTGCAGCAGTTTCTGAGCCGCCGGTAACCCCACCCCAACCTTCGCCGCGACACCCCACCCCAACCCCTCCCCTCGGGAGAGGGGCTTAGGTTAGTATTGCAATGACTTCTACTTCTACTAGTGTCGTTGCCAAAGTAAAATAAGCCCCTCTCCCGGAGGATTCCGCGCATTAAGCGGAGAAGGCTTGGGGTGGGGTTCGTATCTTTGCCGTACCCCACTCACCAAGTCACTCATTCACTCATTCACCGCATGTACACCACCCTCCAGCCCGATCTGCAGCAGCAGCTCCAGGAAATCAAAGACAACGGCCTGTTCAAGAAGGAGCGGGTAATTACCTCCGCCCAGGGGGCCGAAATTGAAACCCAGGAGGCGGGCGAGGTGCTGAACTTCTGCGCCAACAACTACCTGGGCCTCTCGTCGCATCCCGAGGTCATCAAGGCCGCCAAGCACGCCATTGACACCCACGGCTACGGCATGTCGTCGGTGCGCTTTATCTGCGGTACCCAGGACATTCACAAGCAGCTCGAAGCCAAGCTGGCCGAGTTTCTGGGCACCGAGGACACGATTCTCTACGCCGCCGCCTTCGACGCCAACGGCGGGGTGTTCGAGCCCCTGTTCAACGAGCAGGACGCCATTATCAGTGATGCCCTGAACCACGCCAGCATTATCGACGGGGTGCGCCTCTGCAAGGCCCAGCGCTACCGCTATACCCACAACGACATGGCCGATCTGGAACTCCAGCTCCAGGATGCCGTGCAGAAAGGCACCCGCCACCGCATCATCGTCACCGACGGCTCGTTCTCGATGGACGGCACCATCGCCCAGCTCGATAAAATCTGCGACCTGGCCGACAAGTACCAGGCCCTGGTCATGATTGACGAGTGCCACTCGATGGGCTTCCTGGGCAAAACCGGCCGCGGCACCCACGAGTACCGCGACGTGCTGGGCCGCGTCGATATCATCACCGGCACGCTGGGCAAAGCCCTGGGCGGCGCTATGGGCGGCTTCACCTCGGGCCGTAAGGAAATCATTGAGATGCTGCGCCAGCGCAGCCGGCCGTATTTGTTCTCCAACACCCTCGCGCCCGCCATCGTGGGGGCCTCGCTGCGGGTGCTGGAGCTGCTGACCGAAAGCACCAAGCTGCGCGACCAGCTCGAGGAAAACACCAAGTACTTCCGCGAGAAGATGACCGCGGCCGGCTTCGACATCAAGCCCGGCGAGCACCCCATCGTGCCCGTTATGCTCTACGACGCCAAGCTCAGCCAGGAGTTTGCGGCCCGCATGCTGGAAAAGGGTATTTACGTGGTGGGCTTCTACTTCCCCGTGGTGCCCAAGGGCCAGGCCCGCATCCGGGTGCAGCTGAGCGCGGCCCACACCCGCGCCCACCTCGATAAAGCCATTGCCGCCTTCATCGAGGTCGGCCAGGAGCTGGGTACGCTCAAGGACCGCTCGGCCGAGCGGCCCGAAGCCGGCCAGGTCGTGACCAACACGCCGTAAGCGGCCGGAGGCCCCGTTCCCGCTCCAATGCGAAGCGGCGGCCCCAAAATAAATATTCCCAAGAAGGGCCGGCTGCTATCCAGGTAGTCGGCCCTTTTTCTATCTTCCCCTACGCTCCGCTTATCCGCTATCCGACCTATTGCCGCGTGTCCCAATCCTCACTTTTATCCCCGTATCAATCCGCATGGCATCCCCCTTTAAAAACCGGTTCAAAAACTTCTTCCTGAGCAAAAGCATCAGCCGGGAGAGCATGAAAAAGCTGGTGGCCGACCACCTCGACGCGCTGGAGGCCGCCCAGCAACCCGCCGGGGCCCCCGACACCGCCGCCATGGCCGCCCGGCTGCGGCCCCTGTTCGAACAGTTTCAGGTGGGGCTCGGCAGCAGCGCCGCTTCGCAAGCCCAGCGCGGCACCCACACCGGCAGCGTTGCCGACACGCTTGAGGCGCTGAGAAACTACCCCGCCGAAATTGCCCGCGTCCATATTCTGCCCAAGCACGACGATAAATCGGCGACCTACCGGGAGTTTTTCCCGCAGGGGCGCACGGCTTTCACTACGGCCTCCCAAAAAACCATCGGCACGCTGGTGCGCGCCTTTGCGGAAACGGCAGACAAATATGCGGCGGTGGTACCCGTGGCGGCCGTCGCCGAGCTGCAAAAACGGCTCAAAAACTTCGAAGAAGCCTCTACCCGGCAGGGCAAAGTCGTGAAAGTGACCAAGGACGGCAGCCAGGCCATCGGCAAAGACCAGCGTGCCCTGGGGGTGCTGCTGTTCGCCCACTACGGAGCCCTCGTGAGTGCGTTTGCCGAAACCCCGGCCCAGGCCGAACCCTACTTCGACTTTTCGGTGCTGCCGGCCAGCCAGCGCAAGAAGTCCAAGAAAACCGCTGACGCCCCCGGTAAATAGGCCTGGGGGCATCTCAACCGGGGCCGCCGCTGCCGCGAGCCGCTTTCCGGGCCTCAGTACCAGGCGGCCTCTCGCTGCCCCGGTTATCCTGCCAGCCCCTTAGGAGAAGCCGTTCCGGCATCTGGAATGGGCTTCAAGTCGTTTCGAAGGTCGTTCTGGAATCCGGAAGGGCCTTCGAAACGACTTGAAGCCCATTCCGGATTCCGGAACGGCCATAAAAACGTTTCGAAGGCCATTCCGGAATTCGGAACGAAGTAAAAAACGATTGGAAGGCCATTCCGGAATTCGGAATGGCCTTCAGGCGCTTACGAAAGCCGTTCCGGATTCCGGCGTGGTGCTACCTCGGTAAGCACGCCCCGGCTACGTGGCAAGCGCCCTTAATTGGGAGGCGGACGGTGCATTCGGGGCGGCTTTTGCCTATCTTGCCCCGCCGCGCGCTGGTGTTGCCACCGGCTGCCGGGCTGCTTGCCGCTCTTTCCCTACCTCCCCCTATTCGCCGCCCGCTATGAAGCAGGAACTAAGCAATGCCTTTGGCAAAGTCTACCTGACCATCGACTACGTAGCCTCCCACAACTGGGTGTACAACAACTGGGTGGGCTACCAGACCCACGCCGGTATCGTGGACGGGGCCAACGCCTGCCTGACGCACATTGCCCGGCACCGCTGCCCCTACCTGCTCAACGACAACAGCCTGGTTATCGGGCCCTGGGACCACGCCGTGGAGTGGATAGCCCAGGACTGGACGCCCCGCGCCATTGCCGCCGGCCTCACTCATTTCGCCCACGTCGTCAGCCCCGAGTCGTTCGCGGCCCTGTCGGCGCAGGCCATGCACACCAGCATCGGCGCTAATTTCCAAATGCGGATTTTCGGCGACCTGCCCGAGGCGCAAGCCTGGCTGCGGCAGGCCCAGCAGGCCGTCGCTGCCCCGCTGTAGGCGTCGGCAGGGCCGAAAAGCGCGTTAGGCGGCTACTTCGGCGGCAGCCGAAGCCGACGGGCTGGCCGCCTTCGGAGCCGCGTCGAACAGGAACTCGTTCAGGCGGGCCCGCAGATCGGAGGACGACAGATTGCGGTACACCTCGCCGCCCCGCACCAGCGAAATCTGCCCGGTTTCCTCGCTCACTACCAGCACGACCGAGTCGGTCACTTCCGTCAGGCCGATGGCGGCGCGGTGGCGCAGGCCCATAGAAGCGGGCACGTCGGGGTTTTCGCTCACGGGCAGAATGCAGCGCGCCGCCTTGATGCGGTTGCCGGCAATAATCACGGCCCCGTCGTGCAGGGGCGAGGTTTTGTTGAAGATGGACATGAGCAGGCGCTTGCTCACGGTGGCGTCGATCAGGTCGCCGGAGTCGCCGTAGAACTTCAGATCCGACACCATCTGGAAGGCAATCAGGGCCCCGGTGTTTTTGCCGGCCAGGCTTTTGGCCGCTTCCACGAAGGGCGTGATGCTCATGCGCTCGGCGGGCGCGTCGCGCCGCCACGGAAACACCCGCATCCTATCAAACGCCGTGGCCTTGCCGATGGTGAGCAGGAAGCGGCGGATTTCCTGCTGAAACAGGATGATGCTGGCCAGCACCCCCACGCTCATAAACTGCCCCAGGATGCTGGTGAGCAGCTCCATGCCGGCGGCCTTTACTACCAGGTAAAGCAGGTAGATGGACATCAAGCCCAGGAAAATCTTCAGCGCCACGCTTCCCGTCAGCAGCTTATAGAGCTGATAAAACAGCACCGTAACCAGCAGCACGTCCACGACGTCTATCCAGCCAATGCGCAGGAAGCCGATGCTGAAGGTGCCAATCACGGGGACGAGGGAAGGTAGGTGTTGGAAACGAGCCGCACGGTTTGCACGGCCTCGGCTACGTCGTGTACGCGCAAGAGCCGGGCGCCGTTGAGCAGGGCAATGGTATTGACGGCGACCGTGCCGCTGAGGGCCGCGTCGGGGGTGAGGTCCAGGGTCTTGTAAACCATGGCTTTACGCGAGAGGCCGGCCAGGATGGGCAGGCCCAGCAGTTGCAGCTCTCGCAGATAGGCCAGCAGCTCGTGGTTCTGGGCGGCCGTCTTGGCAAAGCCAAAGCCGGGGTCCAGAATGATATCCGTCACGCCCACGGCGCGCAGCCGGGCCACTTTGTCGCGGAAGTAGCGCACCAGCTCCAGCACCAGCCCGTCGGGGTAGTCGGTGAGCTGCTGCATGGTCTGGGGCGTGCCGCGCATGTGCATCAGCACGTAGGGCACCTGCAAGCGGCCGGCGGTGGCAAACATGGCCTCGTCGAGCTCCCCGCCGCTGATGTCGTTGAGGATGTCGGCCCCGGCGGCTACGGCGGCGCAGGCCACGCCCGCGCGGAAGGTGTCGATGGAGAGAAAAGCTTCGGGAAAAGCGCGGCGCAGGGCCTCAATGGCGGGCAGCACGCGGCTTTTTTCCTCGTCTTCGCTGATGTGCTCGGCGCCGGGCCGCGAGGAGTAGCCACCCACGTCCAGCACGCGGGCCCCGGCCGCCAGCATGGCTTCGGCGCGGTGCAGCAGGTCGGTGGGGCCGGCCACGCGGCTCCGGGCGAAGAACGAATCCGGGGTCAGGTTCAGGATGCCCATGACCTGGGGCGCGGCCAGATTCAGGACGCGCCCACCGGGGCAACGCAGGGTTTGCCTCGGAGAAAAACACGTATCTTTCGCAGCCTGGACCGACATGAGCAAAGAGGCTAAAAACCGGGATTCTTAAAAGTAGGCCGAAAATTTTGAGTAACCAAACCCAGCACGAGTACGACCAGGTTATTGGCCGCTGCCGCCACCTGTTCCTGGCCAAAACCCACGACTACGGTACCGCGTGGCGCATTCTGCGCCTGCCCTCCGTCACCGACCAGATCTACATCAAGGCCCAGCGCATCCGCTCCATTCAGGAAAAGGGCGTGCAGCTGGTGGCCGATGGGGTGGAGGAGGAGTTCGTGGCCATCATCAACTACTGCATCATTGCCCTGATGCAGCTGCGCCTGCCCGCCGATGCGCCCCTGGACCTGGACCCGGCGGAGGTGGCCGCCGCCTACGACGAGCAGGTGGCCGAAAACCGCCGGCTGCTGTTTGCCAAAAACCACGACTACGGCGAGGCCTGGCGACAGATGCGGGTGGAAAGCATCACCGACATCATCCTGATGAAATTGCACCGTACCAAGCAGATTGAAGATCTGGCGGGTCTGACGCGGGTGTCGGAAGGCGTGGACGCCAACTACCGCGACATGCTCAACTACGCGGTATTCGTGCTGATTAAGATGGGGTTTGCCGACCCTAACGCCTAGTTTTGTAGGAGCTTAGCGGCCGGCGGAGTACTTTTCGGGCCGGTCGGTGGCGCAACCTCTGTCCGACGGCCCGGTTAGTTTCCCGTATGAGGCGCTATAGCCGCACCGTGCGGCCCTTCTCCACGCTATTACGACTCACGTCCCTACTCTTAAGTCCCCCATGAGACTCATTACCCGAATCTGCTGGCTGCTGCTGGGCGCGCTGTTTATCTTTTCCGGACTGGTCAAGCTCAACGACCCCATCGGCACGGCCTACAAGCTGGAGGAGTACTTTGAGGTGTTTGCCGCCTCCGTACCTAGTCTGGCCAGCTTCTTTCTGTGGTTCAAGGACAGCGCCCGGCTGTTGTCGCTCTTGCTCAGCTCCCTGGAAGTAATTCTGGGCGTGGCCCTGCTGCTGCGCTGGTATTTGCGCCAGACGCTGTGGGTGCTGCTGGTGCTGCTGGTGTTTTTCACCTTCCTTACGTTCTACTCGGCGGCCTTCAACAAGGTAACGGACTGCGGCTGCTTCGGCGACTTTATCAAGCTCACACCCTGGACGTCGTTCAGCAAGGACGTGTTCCTGCTCGTGCTCTGGGCCGTGGTGTTTTTCAATCAGCGCTACCTGCGCCGGGTGTTTGCCCGCGGCATGCTGGGCATCATGTACATGACGCTGGCTTCGGCCGTGGCCATCGGCATCGGGGTGCGGGCCCTGGGCCACCTGCCCTACTTCGACTTTCTACCTTACAAGGTCGGCAACGACATCGGCAAGCTGATGAAGGCCTCGGCGCCGCTGCGCTACAAGTACATCATGGAGAAGAACGGGGAAAGCCAGGAGTTTACCGAATACCCCACCGACACCACCTGGAAGTACAAGCAGATGGTGGCTCTGAACCCCGAAGCCGGCCCCAAAATCACCGATTTCAAGGTCTGGAACGACAAGGGCGACTACACCCAGGAGCTGTTGCAGGGCAATAAGCTGGTGCTCATCATTCAGAGCACCGACCACGCCGACCGGGACCGGTTCGAAATGATCAACAAGCTGATTCTGTCGGCCGATTCGTCGCAGAAGAAGATTACGCCCCTGGTCATTACCAGCAGCAGCCCGGCCGAGTTCGATGCCTTCCGCCACGAAGTCAACCTGTCGGCCCCGTTCTACTACGCCGATGCGACGGTGCTCAAATCCATGATTCGCTCGAACCCGGGCTTTATGCTGCTCAAGGACGGCGTGGTGAAGGGCAAGTTCCACTACCACGACATTCCGAGCCGCGCCAAGCTGGAGGAGCTGCTGTAGTTGGTAATTTAAAACCAGAACGCGAGATTCCTCGGCAAGCTCGGAATGACGTTCTCTTAATTCTATCCCATGATTTCCTTCGTGTTGCGGCGGCTGTTGCAGGGCATACTGGTGCTGGCCGGCGTGGCCCTCACCGTGTTTTTCCTGTTCACGGTGCTGCCCGGCGACCCGGTGGCGCTGCTGGCCGGCCAACGCTCGGATGCGGCCACCCGCGCCGCCATTGCCGCCGACCTGGGCCTCGACCAGCCCGTGCCGGTGCAATTGGTGGGCTACCTGAACGACGTGTCGCCGGTGGGCGTGCACCCGCGCGACTCGGCCGGGGTAGCCAAGTACGGCGGCGTGGCTTTGCTGCCGCTCGGCACCAAGGCCGTGGTGCTGAAAGTGCCGTACCTGCGCCGCTCCTTCCAAAGCAACAAGGACGTACTGAGCATTCTGGCCGACCACTTCACCGGCACGCTGTGGCTGGCGTTGGCGGCCATGCTGCTGGCGGCGGTGCTGGGCATCGGCTTCGGCATCGTGGCGGCGCTGCGGCCCCATTCCTGGCTCGACCGGGCCCTGATTACGACGTCGGTGCTGGGTATTTCGGTGCCTTCGTTCGTGGCCGGCATCCTCATTGCCATGACGTTCGGGTTTTACTGGAGCCGCTGGACCGGCCTGAACCTGACCGGGCAGCTCTACGAAACCGACCCCTTCACGGGCCGCCACCTGGTGCTGCGCAACCTGCTGCTGCCGGCCTTCGCGCTGGGCATCCGGCCGCTGGCCGTCATCACCCAGCTCACGCGCAGCTCCATGCTCGACGTGCTCAGCCAGGATTACATCCGCACGGCGCGGGCCAAGGGCCTGTCGGGCTACCGCGTGGTGGTGGGCCACGCCCTCAAGAATGCCCTGAACCCGGTAATCACGGCCGTTTCGGGCTGGCTGGCGTCGCTCATGGCGGGAGCTTTCTTCATCGAGTACATCTTCAACTGGAAAGGGCTGGGCACCGTGACGCTGCGGGCCGTCGAAAACCTGGATTTTCCGGTGGTCATGGGCGCTACCATCTTCATTGCCTTCCTGTTCGTGGTGGTCAACATCGTCGTCGACGTGCTCTACGCCCTGCTCGACCCCCGCGTGAAGCTCAGTTAAGGTGCTAATTGTTAATGTGCGAATGTGCTGATGTGGGTGAATGTGAGAAATGCATCATTAGCACATCAGCACATTTTCCACATTTCGCACATTAACACCACATTCGCACATTAACAATTAGCACCTTAACCAAGATGCGCCTGTACTTGATTGGCATGCCGGGAGCCGGCAAAACGACCCTGGGCCGGGCGCTGGCTACGGCCTACGAAGTGCCCTTCCGCGACCTGGACGCCGAAATCGTGCGGCGGGAGCGGCGCACGGTGGCCGATATTTTTGCCACCGACGGCGAGGCGTACTTCCGGGCCCGGGAAGCCGAAGTGCTACGCGAAGTGGTGGCCGAGCTGCCCGCCGTGGTGCTGGCTACGGGCGGGGGCACGCCCTGCTTCCACCAGAATCTGGAGGTGCTGCTGGCCACGGGCCACACCCTCTACCTGGAGGTGCCGGTGGAGGAGCTGGTAGCCCGCTTGCAGCGCGCCGCCGCCAGCCGGCCGCTGCTGGCCCAGTCGGCTGGCCCGGCCGAGCTGGAAGCCCGTTTGCGCGAAACCTTAGCGGCCCGGGAACAGTTTTATAACCGCGCCCCGCTGCGCTGTAAGGGCCCTTCCTGCACCGTAGCGGCAGTGCGGCAGCTGCTGCACCAGTACCGGGTGAGTAGCTAACCCGAGCACTTCTGCGTATTCGGCGCAGTGTTTGTGCGTCTCTGCGTACTTTTGCCTTTTCCAAAAGCTGATCATTCCTATGAATTCCGCTCCTTCCTCACCGGCCCTCGACACGGCTCCTTCCCCGGTAAAAACACCTGACCAGATCAAGCCCAAGCACAAAGGGTCGGCGCAGCTGTTCAAAAACCCCGTGCTGGAGCGTCTCACGCACACGCACATAGCCCTGCCCGTCTCCATCTTCCTGTTGACGGCCGCCGGCAGCCTGTACTACGGCCTGACGCGCGGCTTTATCAGCGGGGTATCGGCTTTCGGGCTGTTTCTGCTGGGCTGGTTTATGTTCACCTTCGTGGAGTATGCCATGCACCGCTACCTCTACCATATTCCGGCCACCACGCCCAAGCGGGCCAAGTTTCAGTACACCATGCACGGGGTGCACCACGAGTATCCCAAGGATAAAACCCGCCTGGCCATGCCGCCCATCATTACGGTGTTCGTGGCTTCGCTGCTGTTCTTCATCTTCCGCTTCATTTTCAGCAGCTACGCCTTCGGTATCCTGGCGGGCTTCACGTTTGGCTATGCGCTCTACCTGTTCGTGCACTACGCCATCCACGCCTACGCCCCGCCCAAGAACTTCCTGAAAGTGTGGTGGACGCACCACGCCCAG
This window contains:
- a CDS encoding NAD-dependent epimerase/dehydratase family protein produces the protein MQSTPSDTILVIGAGGQLGLELTHELRQRYGAAHVVAADVRAPKDAETQEAGPFELLDVLDKNRLEEVMRQYKPKQVYHLAALLSATAEKNPKFGWQLNMDGLFNVLDASVDLGVQQVYWPSSIAVFGPDTPRENTPQLTIMNPNTIYGISKLAGEQWCEWYFKKHGLDVRSLRYPGLIGYKSLPGGGTTDYAVDIYHKAVAGQNYECFLSEDTYLPMMYMPDALKATLDLMHAPAEQIKIRSSYNLGAMSFSPKEITASIQRHLPDFRVTYQPDSRQQIADSWPASIDDSRARQDWGWQPDFDLDKMTQDMLVHLKQQVALSV
- a CDS encoding patatin-like phospholipase family protein, producing MRQVFIIVSLLLSLAPGGLAQTPAPVVYRNLVMEGGGIRGIAYGGALQELENHGVLAGIRRVGGTSAGAIQAALLAVGYSPAEIIAVVNDMPVQRLNDGRLIFFGGSTRLIKQYGWYRGDQFTRFMGELVERKTHDPNLTLGQFHDLVRQDSLHYRDLYTTGTNLTTQRVQVFSHETHPDMRVADAVRISMSIPLYFRAVLLDAQGHVVRQPAKGQPVQVLVDGGLLANYPIDLFDQPRYRPGASGAGPAAVNPETLGLRLDRPEQIAYDTLATGRQQLAPYVINSFGSYVGALYNVALENLNPPRATDWPRTVSISTAGFNPKIKRISAQQKQQLLDSGRAGVQQFLSRR
- the kbl gene encoding glycine C-acetyltransferase; translation: MYTTLQPDLQQQLQEIKDNGLFKKERVITSAQGAEIETQEAGEVLNFCANNYLGLSSHPEVIKAAKHAIDTHGYGMSSVRFICGTQDIHKQLEAKLAEFLGTEDTILYAAAFDANGGVFEPLFNEQDAIISDALNHASIIDGVRLCKAQRYRYTHNDMADLELQLQDAVQKGTRHRIIVTDGSFSMDGTIAQLDKICDLADKYQALVMIDECHSMGFLGKTGRGTHEYRDVLGRVDIITGTLGKALGGAMGGFTSGRKEIIEMLRQRSRPYLFSNTLAPAIVGASLRVLELLTESTKLRDQLEENTKYFREKMTAAGFDIKPGEHPIVPVMLYDAKLSQEFAARMLEKGIYVVGFYFPVVPKGQARIRVQLSAAHTRAHLDKAIAAFIEVGQELGTLKDRSAERPEAGQVVTNTP
- a CDS encoding STAS/SEC14 domain-containing protein; this translates as MKQELSNAFGKVYLTIDYVASHNWVYNNWVGYQTHAGIVDGANACLTHIARHRCPYLLNDNSLVIGPWDHAVEWIAQDWTPRAIAAGLTHFAHVVSPESFAALSAQAMHTSIGANFQMRIFGDLPEAQAWLRQAQQAVAAPL
- the cdaA gene encoding diadenylate cyclase CdaA — protein: MIGTFSIGFLRIGWIDVVDVLLVTVLFYQLYKLLTGSVALKIFLGLMSIYLLYLVVKAAGMELLTSILGQFMSVGVLASIILFQQEIRRFLLTIGKATAFDRMRVFPWRRDAPAERMSITPFVEAAKSLAGKNTGALIAFQMVSDLKFYGDSGDLIDATVSKRLLMSIFNKTSPLHDGAVIIAGNRIKAARCILPVSENPDVPASMGLRHRAAIGLTEVTDSVVLVVSEETGQISLVRGGEVYRNLSSSDLRARLNEFLFDAAPKAASPSASAAAEVAA
- the folP gene encoding dihydropteroate synthase, which produces MGILNLTPDSFFARSRVAGPTDLLHRAEAMLAAGARVLDVGGYSSRPGAEHISEDEEKSRVLPAIEALRRAFPEAFLSIDTFRAGVACAAVAAGADILNDISGGELDEAMFATAGRLQVPYVLMHMRGTPQTMQQLTDYPDGLVLELVRYFRDKVARLRAVGVTDIILDPGFGFAKTAAQNHELLAYLRELQLLGLPILAGLSRKAMVYKTLDLTPDAALSGTVAVNTIALLNGARLLRVHDVAEAVQTVRLVSNTYLPSSP
- a CDS encoding DUF1599 domain-containing protein, whose amino-acid sequence is MSNQTQHEYDQVIGRCRHLFLAKTHDYGTAWRILRLPSVTDQIYIKAQRIRSIQEKGVQLVADGVEEEFVAIINYCIIALMQLRLPADAPLDLDPAEVAAAYDEQVAENRRLLFAKNHDYGEAWRQMRVESITDIILMKLHRTKQIEDLAGLTRVSEGVDANYRDMLNYAVFVLIKMGFADPNA
- a CDS encoding BT_3928 family protein, which encodes MRLITRICWLLLGALFIFSGLVKLNDPIGTAYKLEEYFEVFAASVPSLASFFLWFKDSARLLSLLLSSLEVILGVALLLRWYLRQTLWVLLVLLVFFTFLTFYSAAFNKVTDCGCFGDFIKLTPWTSFSKDVFLLVLWAVVFFNQRYLRRVFARGMLGIMYMTLASAVAIGIGVRALGHLPYFDFLPYKVGNDIGKLMKASAPLRYKYIMEKNGESQEFTEYPTDTTWKYKQMVALNPEAGPKITDFKVWNDKGDYTQELLQGNKLVLIIQSTDHADRDRFEMINKLILSADSSQKKITPLVITSSSPAEFDAFRHEVNLSAPFYYADATVLKSMIRSNPGFMLLKDGVVKGKFHYHDIPSRAKLEELL
- a CDS encoding ABC transporter permease — protein: MISFVLRRLLQGILVLAGVALTVFFLFTVLPGDPVALLAGQRSDAATRAAIAADLGLDQPVPVQLVGYLNDVSPVGVHPRDSAGVAKYGGVALLPLGTKAVVLKVPYLRRSFQSNKDVLSILADHFTGTLWLALAAMLLAAVLGIGFGIVAALRPHSWLDRALITTSVLGISVPSFVAGILIAMTFGFYWSRWTGLNLTGQLYETDPFTGRHLVLRNLLLPAFALGIRPLAVITQLTRSSMLDVLSQDYIRTARAKGLSGYRVVVGHALKNALNPVITAVSGWLASLMAGAFFIEYIFNWKGLGTVTLRAVENLDFPVVMGATIFIAFLFVVVNIVVDVLYALLDPRVKLS
- a CDS encoding shikimate kinase → MRLYLIGMPGAGKTTLGRALATAYEVPFRDLDAEIVRRERRTVADIFATDGEAYFRAREAEVLREVVAELPAVVLATGGGTPCFHQNLEVLLATGHTLYLEVPVEELVARLQRAAASRPLLAQSAGPAELEARLRETLAAREQFYNRAPLRCKGPSCTVAAVRQLLHQYRVSS
- a CDS encoding sterol desaturase family protein, whose product is MNSAPSSPALDTAPSPVKTPDQIKPKHKGSAQLFKNPVLERLTHTHIALPVSIFLLTAAGSLYYGLTRGFISGVSAFGLFLLGWFMFTFVEYAMHRYLYHIPATTPKRAKFQYTMHGVHHEYPKDKTRLAMPPIITVFVASLLFFIFRFIFSSYAFGILAGFTFGYALYLFVHYAIHAYAPPKNFLKVWWTHHAQHHYRQDEIAFGVSSTLWDHIIGTMPKKAESK